DNA sequence from the Solea solea chromosome 12, fSolSol10.1, whole genome shotgun sequence genome:
tataaatctccacattcttcctttctttcttttacaacAGACCTGAAACAGAATATTactaattattaaaaatattctaATATACAATAAAGTCCTGCAATTTACCGATTACAGGTCATAACATGTGGGTCAATAACTAATAGAAAATCATCTCAgatctgtgtttgtcacttACCCAGTGGCTTGTGTTCTTCATTGGGGGAAAGCCTTGAATAGGGAGGTGGGGGTGATTCTGTAACACATAACAATAAGGTAAAATCCAAAACCACACATTCTAATATACACCAAacaatttttttatgtattacacacacacacacacacgcgcgtgcgcgcacacacgcacacacacacacaagtactaTTCCCTAAATACCCTAAAACTAACCATTACAATTAAATACCTAAGCCTAACATAAACCTTAttctaaacctaaccctaaaatcaaGTCTTGGTTTTATTTAACCCTGAAAAGGAGCGCACCAGCCTAAATGTTCTCACTTTCGATGgtttatgtttttacataaacatgcacacagattGTAAACATACATAAATCATGTTAAGTTAAATCAATAACAGTAATAGTAATAGCAAATACATGCAATAATGTGAAAGCCTCTGACACGGGTATGGTGGACGATAGACAATCCACTGATTTTAGAATGAATCTTGTATTTACAGTGTTAACACCACATAGTACATGTGATGAGCTCAGTTTATGTTtcatattacaatattacaagCGTCACAAAGTATTGTTGCAACATTATATTCCATGTGAGCTTGTtaacaaaacataataaaaaataaaagtgcaaaaTCATGCTTACACAACCAGACACAAGCCACAATAAAAGCTTAGACACAAACCAGATCCATTTTCAGAGACAGTATTAAACTTATGACGTTGTGCCTGTGCCACAAACTTTAGTTCAAACTCCAGTTTAAAAGCTAATAACGACGACAACAAGATTGCACATTTGTTGCTATTATTTAAGCATATATTACCTAACCAACACAGCCACTTCTACAACCACAGAGCACTTTTAGTTAGTAGTAGTAAATCTGAGTAAATCTTCATTGTGTTGCAAAGCCCTTAACCTTATctagtaaaaaaagaaaatagcttGCACAAGAAGGAAAgcacaaaggaaagaaaacttTGTGAGCACTGTGACCTCGCCTACAGGGAAAAGGGGAAGGAGAAAAGCATAATAGCAGCGGGTCCTTTAAGAGTGGCGGCAGTAATTGCCAGGATCTGAACTCAGTCACTCAGATACACAGCTAGTCAGTCTGGCGCCAGTAGTATGCAAACTGTATATTATCACCACTCCTTCACCTAAATAGCATGAGGGGACCTCCTTAGGACAAAAGGGCTTTTAAAGCGCAACTTGAAACTGATCTCATTCGAAAAGTATAATGCCAGgctaaataaaaagaacaaagttTTTCTTCACTTCAACCGAagctctctgtcacacactaaAGACTGTTTTATACTTCCTTGATTCACAGTTTAAGAATTCTTAACATCACTTGTTTTAGGCAATGTTTGACTGCTTCACAGAGAAGTTTTGAATTAAAATCTAAAATTCTTATTTCTTACTTCCCCATGTGaaactaatgtaaaaaaaaaacacaaacaaacagtggtTAAGATCTTGATTCAAAGCCCCCCTTTTTGAATAGCATGAAAGAAATACCAGCTCTATTGGGCCATGCATGAGCGCATGTGAGCTATGCGTACTACAAACCATAGTCCCAACACGGGGTATGTGCTACTCTCCCCCTTCTGATACTTCATCTTGCTAGTTGCAGtggaaagaaacacacaaagaatAGTCTGATAAAATCCACAtcttttggggggaaaaaactgatACTGTGATCCAACACAGTTTGTTCAAACCAGCAGCCACCACATGCAGCCTTGAAGCTATAGATAATCACATCTGATCAGGTTGGGACAGTACAAACTAGTCTCCTGCCTGCATTTGAATTCTGACATTGCTGGACTTACTACTTTAAGCTTGGCACTGCCAGCTGGCTCTAGAAAACATGAATGTTATGGAAAATCCTCCTCCTGTGCCAGTGAGAAAGCAGAAATACTGACGCTTGCAACTTTACACATGATACCATGCGTTGTCATCAGGTCAGTGGGGTCGAGTGGCCCCGTGTTTAAGGTGTGCCAAATCACAGGCCTGGCCCCTGCCAAAATTTAATCTGTTTGATATAGGTCAGAAAGGTTCAGCCACAGATGGATCATTGATGGTAGGAACAAGCTCAACCCTTCACATCAAAACAACTTAAGTAaaggtctctgtgtgtggctaTACATTCATGTGCTATACATGCATAGTGACTGGACTGGTCAAACTGGTAATTACCCTTCAGGAGGAATGGGTAAGAAATTATGGAATGTCATTCATACTGGAAGCACAGGCATaatacagcaacaacagcaacaacaaaacataaaatgccAAAGAgagaataaacaaacatattcgTTTACTGGAGTGTCCACATCTCACAGGCCAGTGTGAATGATTCTATGAATTCAAGcaactgtaatttttttttttacaacggTGCTAACAGAACAACACCAAAACTGGAAACTCTTAGTTCAAATAACTTcctcaaaataatattattattgttcaccTTGCAATAAGAATGCCCACATATATAattaactaataaataaaataacctgctgttctgtctctgtgtagaAGTAAACCAAACAGTATCAGATACATAAAGGGGTGACATGTTAGGGTTGTCTGAGCATATTTCAAGAACCTATACAGTTGCTCATTAATTAAGCAGCTCATTTGTGTCATGTAACTCTTATAATAACATCATCAGTTGTGTTTTAACAAAAACCGAAAAAAAGGTAAATAGACTAAATAAATTGGCCtattaaacaattaaacatttgCTATAAAAGCAAACACACCAGAGTCAGAGACATGGTGTCTGTTGATGGACCGAGTGACTCTTTattctcacacacgcacgcgcgcacgcgcacgcacacacacacacacacacacacacagatgctcttACCTGGCCCACAGAGCCGGCTGTAGTGATAGGGATTGCAGCATACTGACGGACTATCCGAAGCCCCAAAACTTCTACACTCACAGAGCGGTTTGAGCTGGGCCGAGTGCTGCAGGTCGGACCAGCGGTACAGTTTACACACAAGCAGCGGTGGAGACGCCACATGGCCGCCAAACCTCAGCTCAGTCCGGGAAACCATAACACAGTCGCTGGGCATCCCTCCTCTGGACTCCACTGCCTCCAGTAAAGTATCCAGCGCCCTTTCCTTGAGCCGCTTCAAAAGAGAGTATGTGGCGGATTTCAGTTCTTGGTCTATGACCGTGCGTGGCATCGCCTCCTGCGCCTCAGGTGAGCTGCTGTCCCGAGGTCCCAGCTTCCTCGGCGCGAAGTGACACGACCCTGGATCCATGGAGCCCTGGGCCGTGTCTGGACCCCGGAGCTCGGAGTGGTCCCGCTCTTTAAATAAGCAGCACGTCACTGTCCTGCACTCGCTGTCCTGCATGGAGCGGGGGCTTCCCTGCTCCGGGACGCACTCTGCACCTCCATCTTGGTCCGACGTGACCCGCAAGCCGCTGCTCTCCACGGGGCTCCGGGCGCGCACACCCCCCGTGTCCCCTAACAAAGACCCGCTGGGGGTCATCGGTCTGAACTCCGTTTTGGGAATTTTCTCCGGGTTGTTGCCGAACATTTCGTCTCTACAGCCCTCACTAGTTTTGCCATTTCCATCTTCCCCTTCGTTATCTGGGATCAAACGGCTTCTCCAGAGTCGCCGCACAAGACCTGAGCGTTTCGTCCTGAACATGCGACAACTTGAAAATctatatgtgtcttttttttattcttcttgaACGGGTATCCGAATATTACAGATACTTTTACAGCCGTTGCAAAACATTAATGTCTGTGAAATGCTGCCGTGCAGTGCATGCACAGCGAAGCGACGAGCATTGATGGCAAAGCCGCAACATTAGACTGAaggctttttttgttgcatCTACAACCAGAAAGCTGCGCGGTGAATGCACTGCAGCATTCCGATCAAAATGCATTCACTGAACCGAGTATATACTCAAACAATAAACTGGGATTTAATGTCCAGGAGTGCGGCGGAATGgactgtttatgtgtgtgtgctacgaacaaataattaaaacagcagcatgcatactaaaataatacaatatactCAGTAACATAATCCAGAGCCAGCAGACCTCCGACCTAAACTCACAGCCTCAGAACAGTTCAGGACTTTTAACAAGCACAGATCTACTTTCTACACCCGCGCGTAAAGCATGAGGTACTTCGAGGAGATTTAATCCCAGGGAAATGCACCAGAAGTCAGGATCCGTGTCGCCGTCTTGAGCTCTTCCTTTAACAATCCCAACAAAAAATCCATGCGAGCTGAATCTACACGAAGAGGAATCAATCCGGTGCTCGAACGCTCTCCTGCTTCTCCGCACAGATCTAAACCAAACTGCAGTTCCAgatccctttctttctttctccgtttctctctttctcccccccccccttcctcacacacacacacacacacgcgcacgcacacacatagagacacacacgcacacacacacagacacacagggccCCCGAGGAGAGCGGTGGAGCCATTGGCTGACTACCATCATGTGCTAGTCTAGACACTTTGGCGGCTGTGAGCTGCACTGATTGTTGCGCAAACAAGGTTTCAAGTTTCTTAACTCTTAAAGGCGAAACACCCACCTCTCATTTTAAGTTAAAGTTTTCTCAAACTTATTTACATCCAGGGGAACATCCGCTACATGTAAGATGTGACACATTTAAGcagaaacaacaataacaaactaTAGCTGAGAAGCTTTCATGAAACTTTTTTTACACTGAAGCAAAGGCACCAGTTGGAAAATGTTGGATGACTTTTCAAAGCTTATTATatagatttaaaataaactgtGATGAGTCAAAAATGTGGTTATAATCCATAAAAATATACCACATTACAAgtctttaataataacaataatgcatCTCAAGAGTTCAACCCCTTTTTTGaataatgcataaataaatatgtaataataatatataaaaaagataataaaaataaccaaactaaccaaataaatatataataataatccctaaaaaatgtaataacacACCTCAAGaccttttttgaaaaataaagaaatatttctGCAATAAtccataaaaagaaaacacattgcAAGTTTTAAAACCCTTTCAAAAGCATAGGGtatacacacagatatatacatatatatatatatctacaaaAACGTACTTAGTTACAATaattcagattttcttttcaaGTGTGgttttgacacattatcaaccCCAACTTTGCCGAACGCTGCCCTTTCAGTGAACCAGCCGGCAACCTGGACATTTtgctttcactgaaaacatggccgcCAGCAGGGACAGACAGTAATACTGATTTTAGCCATTTCACGAAAGGGCTCACCAAAATAAATATAAGCCTACTTTGGTTTTCAATATTGAAAAAAtatatttgctgcttttctcaCCATTAGAGAGCCTTTAAAAATCTCCAGCATAAAAGCCTgtggagaaaatctgtgtttttgttagctcacagggacacaggagctgctggtcttctgctgcctcgtttggtaaacatgtgtcacttaggtaaattCCACCAAAGGGTTTCAAACACCAGtcatacaataacacaactgAACATACAGCTGGAGGCATCAGTGGACTTAAAACTCCTGTATGCCTTGatgtaaaatcaatgattttcttaATGGAATTTAGTCCAAGGACAGAGCAGATTCTTCAGACTACAGTTTTCAGCAGGAAAAGGCTGTCTGATGGCAAGAAAAAGTGGTGAACATATATTGCTGTAGACTTAATGTGACTGATTTTATTATGTGGGCCTTATTGTTATGtgggtaaaataaaacataaaattaatatgtttttccctctgcagcCCATTCAGCGGCATGCTCCTCATGAAactacacttcaaaaaacctgtaAAGTATCCCTTTAACATAATAATGTTGTAATGTGTGAAAATATTACTATAGTATCTGTATCGTCCTAAGATGTAAATACAATAAAGGAGTTTTACTTTGTGtgtatggcaaaaaaaataaattattattatttcctttaCCAAGAAGGTGATCAATGTTTGCCAGACTCTAACCTATAActcaaaatgactgattttgatGATATTTTCCAAAGAAGCATGGCAAGGCCCAAGAaagaaattattacattttggtaCATATCCAGAATAAGGATTGTTTTCAATAATTGTGTAACTGTGGCTGGCGTGTGGACCCAGTGCATCCAGTTAGAAaacaagtgtttaaaaaaatcaagcaATTATCAAAAATTAAGTCATTATCACCTACACAGAGCTCATAGTCTGACGGAACCCTGACTCAATTAACTTGCTATTGCCGCAGCTTCACTAATAATTGATAATTTAGGCCAATGGAGACTGACctcaaacatacagtacatttggtGTGACTGTACTGAAATCTCCTGTTGTTTTGTGGCTAATTAATATGCTAACATGATCTGCAAATAGTTTAAATATTGCAGAACTCCCATAGATCACATCCTAAATGAAGTTTATAATTAGCAGGTGAAGAGAAACTGACATATCGATGCGACCTGATTTTTGAAACAAGTGACAGCTCTGCTCCATACTTCAATACATATGGATGTCCCCTGATATCACACTGTATTCCAATCCAAAATATTGTACCTGGAGCAAGTGCAGTTGACACCTATGGTCCACATGGACCTGCGCGCGTACATCCACATAGGCTCAATGTGTACCATTGCATACACCATACAGCAGACCTCCTATGAATTGTCCTTAAGACTAGTTAGATTATTTTACAATTTGTGTATCCATACTAGTATAGGTtggagaaaataattgttatttgcaCTTAAATTTATAAAAACTATTGCAACCATGgtgccacacggtggtgtagtggttagcactctcgccttgcagcgagaagacccgggttcgagccccggttggaacaagggcctttctgcatggagtttgcatgttctccccgtgtctgcgtgggttctctccgggttctccggcttcctcccacagtccaaaaacatgcaatgtggggataggtaaattgaacactctaaattgaccataggagtgagtgtgagagtgaatggttgtttgtctctatctgtctgtgtggccctgcgatggactggcgaactgtccagggtgtaccccgcctatcgcccgatgtagctgagattggcacagcaccccccgcgaccctctggcagaggattaagcggtagatgatgactgactgactgactgacaattgCAACCATGTTTGGATCCCTCATCCACACCCTGGAGGTAAATAACCAGAAAACTGTAGGTTGCAGCAACCCCATGTCAGAAACGGAGGGCTTAGCGCAATTTTGCATAGCGCAATAAAGTACAACCGACCATTAAGTGAAAGAAAGACCTGAACGTGTTCCCTGAAAGACGAAGGAACATGAAACTGTGGATGAAAAGGCCTGTAGCAGGTCAACAACAACCTGTAGTGTCGTAATAGGAACATGACAGTAAAAGTGAATCATGTTCTTtatgaccgtaggtgtgagtgtgagagtgaatgtttgtacttctctgtatgttggccctgcaattgacctgtgacctgtccagggtgtaccctgcctttggcactatgtcagatgggattggctCCATCTGGCCATTGTCATGaatgaaatgcacttatttaATAACTAGTGATGTGACaatactgtaaatgtttccACATAAACACAATTGTTAAGTTCTCTGATGTTATTCTAAGCTTAGGAGACAATTGTAATTGCACATATAAAACTTGCTGTTACGACTATTGTCACTGTATGCGATACCCACAGACTTAAACCACAGACTTAAAATGATCCATTGGCATTAATagcttttaaatattttaagggTGAATGCTCCaatatacaaaaacacatttataatgcAAATCCGCTTGCTCACTGAAGCTCTCAGGGTTGCActagtggagcagcagcagcagcagcagcagcagcagcagcagcagcagcaacagcagcagcagcacattgtgCCAGTGTCTGAACTGGAATCATGTTTCCCTGGCAGGCTTAGGGCTCTGGGGCAGAGGGAGGTTACTGAGGGTGGACATGGAAGCCCTCATGCCTGCACTGTGTTAGAGGCACCTGTTGCAAATGCATTCCCCTTTGTAACTCAATCACATGtcagacaagaaaaagaaaactgttattACAGAGAACCGCTTCATTTAAATCAGTGTCATGCAATTTTCAATTTAgtcaaaaagaaaatccagcTGGCTCATAAGTCACTGAGGCTGACTGCACtgctacaccccccccccccccccccccattggaACTGATTCATGTGAGACAAATGAAAGCATCAGGAGTATGCAGACATATTAGATGCTTTTAATCTGGTACAGCATAAGTAAAATACAGGTGAACCACTGATAGGGTCTTAACTTGGTGACTGTTACactgcagctgttttcagacatgaactccaAACAATGTCCAGTGATTTGGGTCTGAATGTTGTCTGAAATGTGCCGTTCACATACAACAAACGCAGCAGGAGATTCTCCTGTGTACTACTCTATTTAATTGATCAACTGTCCTAGTCATGTATGCAAGCACTAGCGAGGAATCCATTTATTGAATGTAGTGTGTCCCCCtccgctacactaggtggcgatgtgtcccctttcagcttgttagtattaggcaTTTCCCTGTTGACCTGTTATGTCACAGACAGCAGTCACTTAATCTggcggctagttgttagcatgccAAGCACCATTCTGTGTCTTTCTACCATCCATGAACTGTTAAATATCATCTTTGAACTGACAGAACATTAAATCAGTGTCTGAATGTGTTGTCTTCTTCTCCAGCATAccagcttcttcttttattttgggGGCCATGGCCATTTTGAGTCCAACTGAAGGTATACGTTCAAACACAATTATTGTCACATTATCAGGGTGTGTTAGTCATTTAAATGTACTGGTTGTCAACAGGCCAGTGAGGGAGCTATTAGAAGGGAGAAAAGGTGTTTAGGAAGAAAATTGTAAGGGCCTAACCAAGTATCTTTCACTTCAGcctaaataacaataataataaaaaacagtgtATTTACTATACTAGATTTAATGCGTTCAGATTAGATAATCCAGACCACTTGTATGTTAAGTCAAAGCAGTACCCCTGCATTCGAGGGCCTAGGTAACAACATTAACCAGAGGAAGCTGGCAGGAGACTCTGGAGAATCTCCAGAGTCATTTCACACTGAGGATATCTGCGTTCAAACAGACAGCCTCTCTgcaataatatatttttattttttaaactgatatataaaataataatatattatgaaTGTGCATCAAATCACCATATGTAATTTTTCAAGACTGGTTAGACGACAGAGATGTATTAAaagctagagctgaaacaatgaatcgattattaatcgattactaaataaatcaacaactattttgatcatcgattaatcgtttcaaagcttttttcatgattaaaacaagatttccgattgtttatggttcttaaatgtgagtattttcttcatttctttgctctggataacaaagaactcattaaaagtgaatcattttggtttgtggacaaaacaagacatttgagaacatcaccatttccaggtttgacgaacatgatcagcattttttaaggttttccgatattttatggaccaaacgattaatcgagaaaataatcgacagattaatggagtatgaaaataatcgttagttgcagctctattaaAAGCACAACAGAATGACATTCACACAGAATTTCAACTGTCTTCATTTGATGCATTTCCTGTAGTAAATGACATGACTTGAAAAGAAGTGTCTAATGATGACAAATCTTTCTGCCGATTTTCCAGGTATACAAAGGTTAATTTATGAACACCACTTTACTAGCTTGAAATGCTGTTGACCCTAATTTGACCTGGTGATTGAAATAAACAGCATCGTTGAAAAACAATCCTTCACCACAACTCTGTCATCTTTGCTATCAAGTTCTGCTGTAGAGGacaaaaaccataaaaaacagtaaatatttaGTTATGTGATTACTTAGTCATACtttgcttatttaaaaaaaaaaaaaaaaaaaaaaatactctaaCCATGTTCATTGTGGTGAAATGTGTCCAACTGCAAACAATGTGTTCCTTCAAGTAATGTTGATGTAAATTGAAATTTTGCCGGTATGCTGGCTCCAAAAGCTTTGCATGAACATTATTTTCACAGTAACCGGTATTACATCAGTGGAAAATCAGATACTACTCAATGTTGATACTGCTGAGTTATCCAAGTTaccaaataaacaaagagacaCTACAGTACCAATGTGGTTCCTGCATGGAAACATTTCCTGGCTGTCCCACAAATCTTTTCatcttttctgtgatttttgtcTTATATTTGAATTCCATTGTCATGGAGTTAACTCAGACCCGTAAAGCTAACCATTTCCTAAAATAGGGTTGAGGCCATCTTTCTGaaatgttgctgtggcagctcGGTATGAATGTACACTCTTTTGTACCACATGATAGCCATGTGCTCCAGTGTTACAGTGTAATGAAAACCACTATGGCTCAAACATAGAACAATTTGTGGTTCTACAAAAAACTTTATGGTTTCTGATTGGACGATTACTAGCTGTATGGATTCACGGTTGGTTCCCGTTGCAGaaaagagcaaaaagaaaaaagaaaaaaatctgacacacaaacatttttaaaaagccaaTGAAACCATCTGGCCCTTTCTTAAATTGAGAAATCAAAGTTAAGGCATTTGAACTTTTTGTCCTACAGCCATATCTGAGCCATACTCCACTAAtgtgtgttgcatgtgtgaaagtgtgtaaGAAAAGACTTCTTCAAAGAGTAAGACGTAACTGAGTATGAGGATCTAAAACAGGGCACAGCTGTTCACACAGGCCTGTCCCCTTGTCTGCCCCTCTCCCCGTGAAGGTCCAGGCCCACGAACCCCTGTGGACCCCTGGGTAATAATGCAGTGGTTACGCCAGCCCGACTCCCGACACTTCAGACAAAGTGGCTGAGCAACTCAGATTAATCATGGCagagagacacaacacacaaattgttgtaataataaatcTAGCAGAAAAACCATTATAAACAAtttggtgttttgtttcttcCATGTCATACTCCAGTA
Encoded proteins:
- the smad6b gene encoding mothers against decapentaplegic homolog 6b; amino-acid sequence: MFRTKRSGLVRRLWRSRLIPDNEGEDGNGKTSEGCRDEMFGNNPEKIPKTEFRPMTPSGSLLGDTGGVRARSPVESSGLRVTSDQDGGAECVPEQGSPRSMQDSECRTVTCCLFKERDHSELRGPDTAQGSMDPGSCHFAPRKLGPRDSSSPEAQEAMPRTVIDQELKSATYSLLKRLKERALDTLLEAVESRGGMPSDCVMVSRTELRFGGHVASPPLLVCKLYRWSDLQHSAQLKPLCECRSFGASDSPSVCCNPYHYSRLCGPESPPPPYSRLSPNEEHKPLDLSDSTLSYTETEAASSPNITPGEFSDASMSPDAPKQSHWCNVAYWEHRTRVGRLYTVYEHSVSIFYDLPQGTGFCLGQLNLEHRSSTVQRTRGKIGYGILLSKEPDGVWAYNRSEHPIFVNSPTLDMPNSRTLVVRKVMPGYSIKVFDYERSFLLRHTTEADLLDGPYDPNSVRISFAKGWGPCYSRQFITSCPCWLEILLSNHR